In Puntigrus tetrazona isolate hp1 chromosome 7, ASM1883169v1, whole genome shotgun sequence, the following are encoded in one genomic region:
- the puf60b gene encoding poly(U)-binding-splicing factor PUF60-B isoform X1 — protein MMENGQGTGAKLVLPPLTPEQQEALQKAKKYAMEQSIKSVLVKQTIAHQQQQLTNLQMAAVTMGFGDPLSSLQSVAAQRQRALAIMCRVYVGSIYYELGEDTIRQAFAPFGPIKSIDMSWDSVTMKHKGFAFVEYEVPEAAQLALEQMNSVMLGGRNIKVGRPSNIGQAQPIIDQLAEEARAYNRIYVACIHPDLSDDDIKSVFEAFGKIKSCMLAREPTTGKHKGYGFIEYEKPQSALDAVSSMNLFDLGGQYLRVGKAVTPPMPLLTPTTPGGLPPAAAVAAAAATAKITAQEAVAGATVLGSLASPAHILSQQMGLPQAVLAAQAPGIITGVTPARPTLPVVPQVGLVNPVLASPPITTSASVGTPTSTAQTHTEVKREEDNRRTEDQSAPVGNGQDRELEQLSVSASGGKQPVTQSKSTVMVLRNMVGPEDIDDDLEGEVMEECGKYGAVNRVIIYQERQGDEDDAEIIVKIFVEFSDADEMNKAIQALNNRWFAGRKVVAELYDQERFNNSDLSA, from the exons ATGATGGAGAATGGACAAGGCACAGGTGCAAAGCTTGTATTACCGCCTCTTACTCCGGAGCAACAGGAGGCGCTACAGAAG gcTAAGAAGTATGCCATGGAACAGAGCATCAAGAGTGTTTTAGTGAAACAGACCATCGcccaccagcagcagcagctcacaAACTTACAG ATGGCAGCAGTGACAATGGGCTTTGGAGATCCTCTCTCATCTTTACAATCG GTGGCAGCACAGAGGCAGCGAGCTCTGGCCATCATGTGCCGTGTGTATGTGGGCTCCATTTATTACGAGCTGGGGGAAGATACCATCCGACAAGCCTTCGCCCCCTTTGGTCCCATTAAGAGCATTGATATGTCTTGGGACTCTGTTACCATGAAACACAAG GGATTTGCCTTTGTGGAGTATGAGGTTCCTGAAGCAGCTCAACTGGCCTTGGAGCAGATGAACTCCGTTATGCTGGGTGGAAGGAACATTAAG GTGGGGCGGCCAAGTAACATTGGACAGGCGCAGCCCATCATCGACCAACTGGCAGAGGAGGCACGTGCCTACAACCGAATTTATGTAGCCTGTATCCACCCTGATCTATCTGACGACGACATTAAGAGCGTCTTTGAGGCCTTCGGAAAGATTAAAAGTTGTATGCTGGCACGAGAACCCACCACGGGGAAGCACAAGGGCTACGGATTCATTG AATATGAAAAGCCTCAGTCAGCGCTGGATGCCGTCTCATCTATGAACCTGTTTGACCTTGGAGGTCAGTACCTAAGAGTGGGGAAGGCCGTTACTCCTCCCATGCCTCTGTTGACCCCTACAACCCCTGGAGGTCTGCCTCCTGCTGCAGCTGTGGCGGCTGCTGCTGCGACTGCAAAGATTACTGCCCAG GAGGCTGTTGCTGGAGCGACAGTGCTGGGTTCTCTCGCTTCACCAGCACACATTCTCAGTCAGCAAATGGGACTTCCACAGGCTGTGCTGGCTGCCCAGGCTCCTGGCATCATTACAG GTGTGACGCCTGCTCGCCCCACTCTCCCTGTAGTCCCCCAGGTCGGTTTGGTCAACCCAGTGCTAGCATCCCCACCAATCACAACATCTGCATCCGTGGGAACACCAACATCTacagcacaaacacatacagaagtgaagagagaggaagacaaCAGACGGACTGAAGATCAGAGCGCACCAGTCGGAAATGGACAGGACCGTGAACTGGAGCAGCTAAGCGTCAGTGCAAGTGGAGGAAAACAACCAGTCACGCAGTCAAAG TCAACAGTTATGGTGCTACGCAACATGGTGGGCCCAGAGGACATTGACGATGACTTGGAGGGTGAAGTGATGGAGGAATGTGGGAAGTACGGTGCCGTTAATCGGGTTATCATTTACCAGGAGCGACAGGGTGATGAGGACGATGCTGAGATAATAGTGAAGATCTTTGTGGAGTTCTCTGATGCTGATGAAATGAACAAGGCCATCCAGGCTCTCAACAACCGCTGGTTTGCAGGTCGCAAGGTTGTTGCCGAGTTGTATGATCAAGAGCGTTTTAATAACAGTGACCTCTCCGCGTAA
- the puf60b gene encoding poly(U)-binding-splicing factor PUF60-B isoform X2 gives MMENGQGTGAKLVLPPLTPEQQEALQKAKKYAMEQSIKSVLVKQTIAHQQQQLTNLQVAAQRQRALAIMCRVYVGSIYYELGEDTIRQAFAPFGPIKSIDMSWDSVTMKHKGFAFVEYEVPEAAQLALEQMNSVMLGGRNIKVGRPSNIGQAQPIIDQLAEEARAYNRIYVACIHPDLSDDDIKSVFEAFGKIKSCMLAREPTTGKHKGYGFIEYEKPQSALDAVSSMNLFDLGGQYLRVGKAVTPPMPLLTPTTPGGLPPAAAVAAAAATAKITAQEAVAGATVLGSLASPAHILSQQMGLPQAVLAAQAPGIITGVTPARPTLPVVPQVGLVNPVLASPPITTSASVGTPTSTAQTHTEVKREEDNRRTEDQSAPVGNGQDRELEQLSVSASGGKQPVTQSKSTVMVLRNMVGPEDIDDDLEGEVMEECGKYGAVNRVIIYQERQGDEDDAEIIVKIFVEFSDADEMNKAIQALNNRWFAGRKVVAELYDQERFNNSDLSA, from the exons ATGATGGAGAATGGACAAGGCACAGGTGCAAAGCTTGTATTACCGCCTCTTACTCCGGAGCAACAGGAGGCGCTACAGAAG gcTAAGAAGTATGCCATGGAACAGAGCATCAAGAGTGTTTTAGTGAAACAGACCATCGcccaccagcagcagcagctcacaAACTTACAG GTGGCAGCACAGAGGCAGCGAGCTCTGGCCATCATGTGCCGTGTGTATGTGGGCTCCATTTATTACGAGCTGGGGGAAGATACCATCCGACAAGCCTTCGCCCCCTTTGGTCCCATTAAGAGCATTGATATGTCTTGGGACTCTGTTACCATGAAACACAAG GGATTTGCCTTTGTGGAGTATGAGGTTCCTGAAGCAGCTCAACTGGCCTTGGAGCAGATGAACTCCGTTATGCTGGGTGGAAGGAACATTAAG GTGGGGCGGCCAAGTAACATTGGACAGGCGCAGCCCATCATCGACCAACTGGCAGAGGAGGCACGTGCCTACAACCGAATTTATGTAGCCTGTATCCACCCTGATCTATCTGACGACGACATTAAGAGCGTCTTTGAGGCCTTCGGAAAGATTAAAAGTTGTATGCTGGCACGAGAACCCACCACGGGGAAGCACAAGGGCTACGGATTCATTG AATATGAAAAGCCTCAGTCAGCGCTGGATGCCGTCTCATCTATGAACCTGTTTGACCTTGGAGGTCAGTACCTAAGAGTGGGGAAGGCCGTTACTCCTCCCATGCCTCTGTTGACCCCTACAACCCCTGGAGGTCTGCCTCCTGCTGCAGCTGTGGCGGCTGCTGCTGCGACTGCAAAGATTACTGCCCAG GAGGCTGTTGCTGGAGCGACAGTGCTGGGTTCTCTCGCTTCACCAGCACACATTCTCAGTCAGCAAATGGGACTTCCACAGGCTGTGCTGGCTGCCCAGGCTCCTGGCATCATTACAG GTGTGACGCCTGCTCGCCCCACTCTCCCTGTAGTCCCCCAGGTCGGTTTGGTCAACCCAGTGCTAGCATCCCCACCAATCACAACATCTGCATCCGTGGGAACACCAACATCTacagcacaaacacatacagaagtgaagagagaggaagacaaCAGACGGACTGAAGATCAGAGCGCACCAGTCGGAAATGGACAGGACCGTGAACTGGAGCAGCTAAGCGTCAGTGCAAGTGGAGGAAAACAACCAGTCACGCAGTCAAAG TCAACAGTTATGGTGCTACGCAACATGGTGGGCCCAGAGGACATTGACGATGACTTGGAGGGTGAAGTGATGGAGGAATGTGGGAAGTACGGTGCCGTTAATCGGGTTATCATTTACCAGGAGCGACAGGGTGATGAGGACGATGCTGAGATAATAGTGAAGATCTTTGTGGAGTTCTCTGATGCTGATGAAATGAACAAGGCCATCCAGGCTCTCAACAACCGCTGGTTTGCAGGTCGCAAGGTTGTTGCCGAGTTGTATGATCAAGAGCGTTTTAATAACAGTGACCTCTCCGCGTAA
- the LOC122347957 gene encoding zinc finger protein 596-like, translating into MINAITAQSATSVSSNLWIFEFTKGFTREKSHTCARSAGRSLLHPERYEFTFEPTLVKKPHECKELKFTDMSVQKRGLPSKLSALCQLKQHQQRHKGKKHHRCTECGKAFAHLYLLRSHRRGHSEERPHSCTECGEGFPRSFDLKMHVNTHSEARPNLSSECGKSFRELRMHLRVHTGEKPYPCSVCGMGFKHTSQLRVLEHTHAGERPL; encoded by the exons ATGATAAACGCCATCACTGCCCAGAGTGCAACAAGCGTTTCCAGCAACTTATGGATCTTCGAATTCACCAAAGGTTTCACACGGGAGAAAAGCCATACCTGTGCCCGCAGTGCCGGAAGGTCTTTACTACATCCGGAGCGTTACGAGTTCACCTTCGAACCCACGCTGGTGAAAAAACCCCACGAGTGCAAAGAGTTAAAGTTCACAGACATGTCCGTTCAGAAGAGAGGCCTTCCAT CGAAGCTTTCAGCGCTCTGTCAACTTAAACAGCACCAGCAGCGCCACAAAGGCAAGAAGCACCATCGCTGTACCGAGTGCGGAAAGGCCTTTGCACATTTGTATTTGCTGAGGAGTCATCGGCGTGGACACTCGGAGGAGAGACCGCACTCCTGCACTGAATGTGGAGAGGGCTTCCCGCGGTCATTTGACCTGAAAATGCACGTGAACACTCACAGTGAAGCGCGGCCTAATCTTTCCTCCGAGTGTGGGAAGAGCTTCCGAGAGCTCAGAATGCATTTGAGAGTCCATACGGGAGAGAAGCCTTATCCCTGCTCCGTCTGCGGCATGGGCTTCAAACACACGTCCCAGCTCAGAGTGCTCGAGCACACTCACGCAGGAGAGAGGCCACTGTAG